From a region of the Myxococcus guangdongensis genome:
- a CDS encoding lytic transglycosylase domain-containing protein has product MSIAPLQKTAVSAPQTSSLRGAETGGCVRPTTPQRCGTGGPGLQQDGFDLGSPGKAHLGKLLESTLSVMNTLVQVMSQISTQGGAQAPQGLQGTKPGASPFDTSGFASAPASSGRPPLDLNPTPTGAPFLPPPPPSIGGAPSAPPSFASNPLAPTTPSAPTEGTGKLGGNLPPGLEKFRSAIESAAAKTGVPAEMLAAQIWQESRGDLAAVTTNGGNGLKDTGLMQVNPNTFQELQAKHPELAGKDLSDPATNILAGACYMKDMKEQFGGWDLALRAYNSGPNGVDKSNPDAIPAGTGDATYVRKVKDFMSTLASGEGSLPA; this is encoded by the coding sequence ATGAGCATCGCGCCCCTGCAGAAGACCGCCGTGTCCGCCCCCCAGACCTCGTCGCTGCGCGGCGCGGAGACCGGCGGCTGCGTCCGCCCCACCACGCCGCAGCGGTGCGGCACGGGCGGCCCCGGGCTCCAGCAGGACGGCTTCGACCTGGGCTCCCCCGGCAAGGCCCACCTGGGCAAGCTGCTCGAGAGCACCCTCTCGGTGATGAACACGCTCGTCCAGGTCATGTCGCAGATCTCCACCCAGGGCGGCGCGCAGGCCCCCCAGGGCCTCCAGGGCACCAAGCCCGGCGCGTCCCCGTTCGACACCAGCGGCTTCGCCTCCGCCCCCGCGTCGAGCGGCCGTCCCCCGCTGGACCTCAACCCCACGCCCACGGGCGCCCCGTTCCTCCCCCCGCCGCCCCCCAGCATCGGCGGCGCGCCCTCGGCGCCTCCCAGCTTCGCCTCCAACCCGCTGGCCCCCACCACCCCCTCGGCGCCCACCGAGGGCACGGGCAAGCTCGGCGGCAACCTGCCCCCGGGCCTGGAGAAGTTCCGCAGCGCCATCGAGTCCGCCGCCGCCAAGACGGGCGTCCCCGCGGAGATGCTCGCCGCGCAGATCTGGCAGGAGTCGCGCGGTGACCTCGCCGCCGTCACCACCAACGGCGGCAACGGCCTGAAGGACACCGGCCTGATGCAGGTCAACCCCAACACCTTCCAGGAGCTGCAGGCGAAGCACCCGGAGCTGGCCGGCAAGGACCTCTCCGACCCCGCCACCAACATCCTCGCGGGCGCCTGCTACATGAAGGACATGAAGGAGCAGTTCGGCGGCTGGGACCTGGCGCTGCGCGCGTACAACTCCGGCCCCAACGGCGTGGACAAGAGCAACCCGGATGCAATCCCCGCCGGCACCGGTGACGCCACCTACGTGCGCAAGGTGAAGGATTTCATGAGCACCCTCGCCAGCGGCGAAGGCTCTCTGCCCGCCTGA
- a CDS encoding DUF4041 domain-containing protein, with product MQPVVWVLALSSLLSLGLLVRTALRLRDLQVRFKPILDVEAERQRVLSALERTKAEAEHMLAIERPRVAAELARERELADTAIREAREEVERIKSSTNHAIRLERTRLDAEAAQVLEEKARMETLIGKLRSELQPLEEEAVLRSYGLYKPIYNLSSSEKYEQRLDRLREEQKVLLKNKQAASCRIQWEVNGSKAEGKKQTDRTLRLILRAFNGEADACVAKVTYKNIKAMEARIQKSAEAINALTEIQQCSIAEPYVKLKLEELRLAHEYEEKRQEEKEEQRRIREQMREEEAAQRDLERAKLEAEREALRDEEALRKAREELEQSQGSAQAKLLERIAELERRVVEDQERQRAISQAQLTRTGHVYVISNIGSFGEDIYKVGMTRRLVPQDRIDELGDASVPFEFDVHAIIRTADAPSLEAALHKTFAQRRVNRVNERKEFFRATLDEIAQAVRKHHGDFELTRLAEAAEYRKSLAMHEEERGGEATVITLPDRSVA from the coding sequence ATGCAGCCTGTCGTCTGGGTCCTGGCACTCTCGAGCCTGCTGTCGCTGGGGCTCCTGGTTCGAACCGCGCTGCGCCTGCGTGACCTCCAGGTGCGCTTCAAGCCCATTCTCGACGTGGAGGCTGAGCGCCAGCGAGTCCTCTCAGCCCTGGAGCGCACCAAGGCCGAGGCAGAGCACATGCTCGCCATCGAGCGGCCCCGCGTGGCGGCAGAGTTGGCCCGGGAGCGCGAGCTTGCGGACACCGCCATCCGTGAGGCCCGGGAGGAGGTGGAGCGCATCAAGTCCTCCACGAACCACGCCATCCGGCTGGAGCGCACACGCCTCGACGCCGAGGCCGCCCAGGTCCTCGAGGAGAAGGCCCGCATGGAGACCCTCATCGGCAAGCTGCGGTCCGAGCTGCAACCGCTCGAGGAAGAAGCCGTCCTGCGCTCCTACGGCCTCTACAAGCCCATCTACAACCTCTCCTCCTCGGAGAAGTACGAGCAGCGCCTCGACCGCCTCCGTGAGGAACAGAAGGTCCTGCTCAAGAACAAACAGGCCGCGTCCTGTCGAATCCAATGGGAGGTCAATGGCAGCAAGGCCGAAGGCAAGAAACAGACGGACCGCACCCTCAGGCTCATCCTGCGAGCCTTCAACGGCGAGGCCGACGCCTGTGTCGCCAAGGTCACCTACAAGAACATCAAGGCCATGGAGGCCCGCATCCAGAAATCCGCCGAGGCCATCAACGCCCTCACCGAGATTCAGCAGTGCTCCATCGCCGAGCCCTACGTGAAGCTGAAGCTCGAGGAACTCCGTCTCGCCCACGAATACGAGGAGAAGCGCCAGGAGGAGAAGGAGGAGCAGCGCCGCATCCGCGAGCAGATGCGCGAGGAGGAAGCCGCCCAGCGCGACCTGGAGCGCGCCAAACTGGAGGCCGAACGCGAGGCCCTGCGCGACGAGGAGGCCCTGCGCAAGGCCCGGGAGGAGCTGGAGCAGAGCCAGGGCTCGGCGCAAGCGAAGCTCCTGGAGCGCATCGCCGAGCTGGAGCGACGCGTCGTCGAGGACCAGGAGCGCCAGCGCGCCATCTCCCAGGCCCAGCTCACCCGCACCGGCCACGTCTACGTCATCTCCAACATCGGCTCCTTCGGCGAGGACATCTACAAGGTCGGCATGACTCGAAGACTCGTCCCCCAGGACCGCATCGACGAGCTCGGCGACGCCTCCGTCCCCTTTGAGTTCGACGTCCACGCCATCATCCGCACCGCGGATGCGCCGTCGCTCGAAGCCGCCCTGCACAAGACCTTCGCCCAACGCCGCGTCAACCGGGTCAACGAGCGCAAGGAGTTCTTCCGCGCCACGCTCGACGAAATCGCCCAGGCCGTGCGCAAGCACCACGGCGACTTCGAGCTGACCCGCCTCGCCGAGGCCGCCGAGTACCGCAAGTCACTCGCCATGCACGAAGAGGAGCGCGGCGGTGAAGCCACCGTCATCACCCTCCCCGACCGCTCCGTCGCCTGA
- a CDS encoding DUF4082 domain-containing protein yields the protein MTPQKSRPARVASVPRVPTLALLAAVLLVLPAAARAQPTFTLFTPGTTPAVASVTNDFAAVELGVKFRSDVEGDILGIRFYKGATNTGTHVGSLWSATGTRLAFATFTSETATGWQQVLFSTPVRISANTTYVASYHAPNGAYAFNTGGLAAGHDAPPLHALAGPSNGGNGVFTYGAAGSFPITAFGNGNYWVDVVFRPAEPVTLWPSNPTPPVASVTNDSSAVELGVKFKTNITGNVLGVRFYKGATNTGTHVGSLWSANGQRLAFATFTGETATGWQQVLFSTPVTIAADTTYIASYHAPVGAYAFEQGGLSTGQDTPPLFALPGATSGGNGIFAYGAAGTFPVNSFENSNYWVDVVFQATGAPPPTQPQDDAYRIFPPNALPANATASETLPVELGVKFRADVDGQVKGVRFYKGAGNSGTHVGNLWSAAGLNLATATFTNETAVGWQEVTFSTPVAITAGTTYVASYFAPLGGYSFNNNGLANGVDAPPLHALPGATTAGGNGVFTYASASTFPNGSHQNTNYWVDVIFESYGPPPRPGVQGAGPVLVATAPGNPFTDYLREILEAEGIASFATTDAGNLGVSVTLNDYKVLILGEQTLGAAQVTLITNWVNAGGSLIALRPAANLQSLLGLNASQGTLSNGYILVNTTQAPGTGITAETMQYHGPADRRTVTSGTRTVATLYSDASTATTYTAISQRTVGSGTATAFMYDLSKSVVLTRQGNPAWQGQNRDGSTIGPGARANDMFYGNATFDPQPDWVNMDKVQIPQADEQQRLLANVLHQTSSVPLPRLWYFPRSHKAVVVMTGDGHPSGLTTTRWNQYLTDSAPGCSVADWECIRGTVYDYVGGLTATQANSYVAQGFEYALHVNTGCADYTANTLDPAFFTPQLQGFSQAYPLVPAPTTNRTHCIAFSDWSTQPKVSRLHGIRLDTNYYYWPHEWVLNRPGLFTGTGLPMRFADLDGTPLDVYQLATQLTDESGQSLDVHIDALLANALGTKGYYAAINANMHVDSHSSAGTSGSAFIIAAAKREGVPVITARQLLDWVDAREATQVSSLAFSGTQLTFNVINPARNLSLMVPTRAANGRNLTSVTRAGSAVTTVIRTIKGVSFAFIDAAPAGTYTATYN from the coding sequence ATGACACCCCAGAAGTCACGACCCGCTCGGGTCGCGAGCGTGCCGCGTGTCCCCACGCTGGCGCTGCTCGCCGCGGTGCTGCTCGTGCTGCCCGCCGCCGCCCGAGCCCAGCCGACCTTCACCCTGTTCACGCCCGGCACCACCCCCGCCGTCGCCTCCGTCACCAATGACTTCGCCGCCGTGGAGCTCGGCGTGAAGTTCCGCTCGGATGTCGAGGGAGACATCCTGGGCATCCGCTTCTACAAGGGCGCCACCAACACCGGCACCCACGTGGGCAGCCTGTGGAGCGCCACCGGGACGCGGCTGGCCTTCGCCACCTTTACCAGCGAGACGGCCACCGGCTGGCAGCAGGTCCTCTTCTCCACGCCGGTGCGCATCAGCGCCAACACGACTTACGTCGCGTCCTACCACGCGCCCAATGGCGCCTACGCGTTCAACACCGGCGGACTGGCCGCGGGCCACGACGCGCCCCCGCTGCATGCGCTCGCCGGCCCCAGCAACGGCGGCAACGGCGTGTTCACCTACGGCGCCGCGGGCTCCTTCCCCATCACCGCCTTCGGCAACGGCAACTACTGGGTGGACGTGGTCTTCCGCCCGGCCGAGCCCGTCACCCTGTGGCCCTCCAACCCCACGCCTCCCGTCGCTTCCGTCACCAATGACTCCTCGGCGGTGGAGCTGGGTGTGAAGTTCAAGACGAACATCACGGGCAACGTGCTGGGCGTGCGATTCTACAAGGGCGCCACCAACACCGGCACGCACGTGGGCAGCCTGTGGAGCGCCAACGGCCAGCGCCTGGCGTTCGCCACCTTCACCGGCGAGACGGCCACCGGCTGGCAGCAGGTCCTCTTCTCCACGCCGGTCACCATCGCCGCGGACACGACGTACATCGCGTCCTACCACGCGCCCGTGGGCGCCTATGCCTTCGAGCAGGGCGGCCTCTCCACCGGGCAGGACACCCCGCCCCTGTTCGCGCTGCCGGGCGCCACCAGCGGCGGCAACGGCATCTTCGCCTACGGCGCCGCGGGCACCTTCCCGGTCAACAGCTTCGAGAACTCGAACTACTGGGTGGACGTCGTCTTCCAGGCCACCGGCGCGCCGCCCCCGACGCAGCCGCAGGACGACGCCTACCGCATCTTCCCGCCCAACGCGCTGCCCGCCAACGCCACCGCCAGCGAGACGCTGCCCGTGGAATTGGGCGTGAAGTTCCGCGCGGACGTGGACGGTCAGGTCAAGGGCGTGCGCTTCTACAAGGGCGCCGGCAACAGCGGCACCCACGTGGGCAACCTGTGGAGCGCCGCCGGGCTGAACCTCGCCACCGCCACCTTCACCAACGAGACGGCCGTGGGCTGGCAGGAGGTGACGTTCAGCACGCCGGTGGCCATCACCGCCGGCACCACCTATGTGGCGTCGTACTTCGCGCCGCTCGGCGGCTATTCGTTCAACAACAACGGCCTGGCCAACGGCGTGGACGCGCCGCCCCTGCACGCCCTGCCCGGCGCCACCACCGCGGGCGGCAACGGCGTCTTCACCTACGCCTCCGCGTCCACCTTCCCCAACGGCAGCCACCAGAACACCAACTACTGGGTGGACGTCATCTTCGAGTCCTACGGCCCGCCGCCCCGCCCGGGCGTCCAGGGCGCAGGCCCCGTGCTCGTGGCCACCGCCCCGGGCAACCCCTTCACGGACTACCTGCGCGAAATCCTGGAGGCCGAGGGCATCGCGTCCTTCGCCACCACGGACGCGGGCAACCTGGGCGTCAGCGTGACGCTCAATGACTACAAGGTCCTCATCCTCGGAGAGCAGACGCTGGGCGCCGCCCAGGTGACGCTCATCACCAACTGGGTGAACGCGGGCGGCAGCCTCATCGCGCTGCGCCCCGCCGCCAACCTCCAGTCCCTGCTCGGCCTCAATGCCTCGCAGGGGACGCTGAGCAATGGCTACATCCTGGTGAACACCACCCAGGCGCCGGGCACGGGCATCACCGCGGAGACGATGCAGTACCACGGCCCCGCGGACCGCCGCACCGTCACCAGCGGCACGCGCACCGTGGCCACGCTCTACTCGGACGCCTCCACCGCGACGACGTACACCGCCATCAGCCAGCGCACCGTGGGCAGCGGCACCGCCACCGCCTTCATGTATGACTTGTCGAAGTCCGTGGTCCTCACCCGCCAGGGCAATCCGGCGTGGCAGGGGCAGAACCGGGACGGCTCCACCATCGGCCCGGGTGCTCGCGCCAACGACATGTTCTACGGCAACGCGACGTTCGACCCACAGCCGGACTGGGTGAACATGGACAAGGTCCAGATTCCCCAGGCGGACGAGCAGCAGCGCCTGCTGGCCAACGTGCTGCACCAGACGAGCTCCGTGCCACTGCCGCGCCTGTGGTACTTCCCGCGCTCGCACAAGGCCGTGGTGGTGATGACGGGCGACGGGCACCCCAGTGGCCTCACCACCACGCGGTGGAATCAGTACCTGACCGACAGCGCGCCGGGCTGCAGCGTGGCGGATTGGGAGTGCATCCGAGGCACCGTCTATGACTACGTCGGCGGGCTGACGGCCACCCAGGCCAACAGCTACGTGGCCCAGGGCTTCGAGTACGCCTTGCACGTCAATACCGGCTGCGCGGACTACACGGCCAACACGCTGGACCCGGCCTTCTTCACGCCGCAGCTCCAAGGCTTCTCGCAGGCCTATCCGCTGGTGCCCGCGCCCACCACCAATCGCACGCACTGCATCGCGTTCAGCGACTGGTCCACCCAGCCCAAGGTGTCGCGCCTGCACGGCATCCGCCTGGACACTAACTACTACTACTGGCCCCACGAGTGGGTGCTCAACCGCCCGGGCCTCTTCACCGGCACGGGCCTGCCCATGCGCTTCGCGGACCTGGACGGCACGCCGCTGGACGTCTATCAGCTCGCCACGCAGCTGACGGACGAGTCCGGGCAGTCACTCGACGTGCACATCGACGCGCTGCTGGCCAACGCGCTCGGCACCAAGGGCTATTACGCCGCCATCAATGCCAACATGCACGTGGACTCGCACTCGTCGGCGGGGACCTCCGGCTCGGCGTTCATCATCGCCGCGGCCAAGCGTGAGGGCGTGCCCGTCATCACCGCGCGGCAGTTGCTCGACTGGGTCGACGCGCGCGAGGCGACGCAGGTGTCGTCGCTGGCCTTCAGCGGCACGCAGCTGACGTTCAACGTCATCAACCCGGCGCGCAACCTGTCCCTCATGGTGCCCACGCGCGCCGCCAACGGCCGCAACCTGACGTCCGTCACCCGCGCCGGCTCCGCCGTCACCACGGTGATTCGCACCATCAAGGGCGTGAGCTTCGCGTTCATCGACGCGGCCCCGGCCGGCACGTACACGGCCACCTACAACTGA
- a CDS encoding SRPBCC family protein, translating to MLQKLLVGLAAAILILVGFIASRPAEFTIQRTATLPGPVDVAFAQVNDFHQWNAWSPWAALDPAMKTTYSGPEVGVGAGYAWTGNEQVGEGRMTIEESRAPEHVRIKLEFIKPWAATNLTDFHFKPVDGGTEVTWAMSGTNDFMGKAFGLLMDMDAMVGKDFEKGLASLKGVVEAEVKKRAEAEAARVAAAKAAEEKAAEEKAAEEKAAAAAPAVAQPTP from the coding sequence ATGCTCCAGAAGCTGCTCGTCGGCCTCGCCGCCGCCATCCTCATCCTGGTGGGCTTCATCGCCTCCCGCCCCGCCGAGTTCACCATTCAGCGCACCGCGACGCTGCCCGGCCCCGTGGACGTGGCCTTCGCGCAGGTGAACGACTTCCACCAGTGGAACGCGTGGTCCCCCTGGGCGGCGCTGGACCCGGCCATGAAGACCACCTACTCCGGCCCGGAGGTCGGCGTCGGCGCCGGCTACGCGTGGACGGGCAACGAGCAGGTCGGCGAGGGGCGGATGACCATCGAGGAGAGCCGCGCCCCCGAGCACGTGCGCATCAAGCTGGAGTTCATCAAGCCCTGGGCGGCCACCAACCTCACGGACTTCCACTTCAAGCCGGTGGACGGCGGCACCGAGGTCACCTGGGCCATGAGCGGCACCAACGACTTCATGGGCAAGGCCTTCGGCCTGCTCATGGACATGGACGCGATGGTGGGGAAGGACTTCGAGAAGGGACTCGCCAGCCTCAAGGGCGTCGTGGAGGCGGAGGTGAAGAAGCGCGCCGAGGCCGAGGCCGCGCGTGTGGCCGCCGCGAAGGCCGCCGAGGAGAAGGCCGCCGAGGAGAAGGCCGCCGAGGAGAAGGCCGCCGCCGCCGCGCCGGCCGTCGCCCAGCCCACGCCGTGA
- a CDS encoding L-serine ammonia-lyase, with amino-acid sequence MAVSVFDLFKIGIGPSSSHTVGPMRAARSFVVRLAEGGHLEKLTRLKVELFGSLGATGKGHGSDKAVVLGLRGDTPEAVDVEGIPAIVARWRTEGRISVLGQRDITFRDGEHLVMHRRRTLPFHPNGMRFSAFGADGVELATRVYYSVGGGFVVDETATSGQDPIRPDATPLPFPFQSAATLLELCERERMPISALMMANEKTWRPEADIRSGLLRVWDVMQACVRRGCASTGILPGGLKVERRAGSMYQRLLSRPEAGLTNPLTVLDWVNLYALAVNEENAAGGRVVTAPTNGAAGIIPAVLHYYWRFSPGANEDGVVRFLLTAGAIGVLYKENASISGAEVGCQGEVGSACSMAAGALTEVLGGTPLQVENAAEIAMEHNLGLTCDPIGGLVQVPCIERNAMASVKAINAARMALSGDGRHFVSLDKVIKTMRDTGRDMKDKYKETARGGLAVNVLEVANLSVGLPEC; translated from the coding sequence ATGGCTGTCAGCGTCTTCGACCTCTTCAAGATTGGTATCGGTCCCTCGAGCTCCCACACCGTGGGGCCCATGCGCGCCGCGCGCTCGTTCGTCGTGCGTCTGGCGGAGGGGGGCCATCTAGAAAAGCTCACCCGCTTGAAGGTCGAGCTGTTCGGCTCGCTCGGCGCCACCGGCAAGGGCCACGGCAGCGACAAGGCCGTGGTGCTCGGCCTTCGCGGCGACACCCCCGAGGCCGTCGACGTCGAGGGCATCCCCGCCATCGTCGCCCGTTGGCGCACCGAGGGCCGCATCAGCGTGCTCGGCCAACGCGACATCACCTTCCGCGACGGCGAACACCTGGTCATGCACCGCCGCCGCACCCTTCCCTTCCACCCCAACGGCATGCGCTTCTCCGCGTTCGGCGCCGATGGCGTGGAGCTGGCCACGCGCGTCTACTACTCCGTCGGCGGCGGCTTCGTCGTCGACGAGACGGCCACCTCCGGCCAGGACCCCATCCGCCCGGACGCCACCCCGCTGCCCTTCCCCTTCCAGTCCGCCGCCACCCTGCTGGAATTGTGCGAGCGCGAGCGCATGCCCATCAGCGCCCTCATGATGGCCAACGAGAAGACCTGGCGCCCCGAGGCGGACATCCGCTCGGGCCTCCTGCGCGTCTGGGACGTCATGCAGGCCTGCGTGCGCCGAGGCTGCGCGTCCACCGGCATCCTCCCCGGAGGCCTCAAGGTCGAGCGCCGCGCGGGCTCCATGTACCAGCGCCTGCTCAGCCGCCCCGAGGCCGGGCTCACCAACCCGCTCACCGTGCTCGACTGGGTCAACCTCTACGCGCTCGCCGTCAACGAGGAGAACGCCGCCGGAGGCCGCGTCGTCACCGCCCCCACCAACGGCGCCGCCGGCATCATCCCCGCCGTGCTCCACTACTACTGGCGCTTCTCCCCCGGCGCGAACGAGGACGGCGTCGTGCGCTTCCTCCTCACCGCCGGCGCCATCGGCGTGCTCTACAAGGAGAACGCCTCCATCAGCGGCGCCGAGGTCGGCTGCCAGGGCGAGGTCGGCAGCGCCTGCTCCATGGCCGCCGGCGCCCTCACCGAGGTGCTCGGCGGCACCCCGCTCCAGGTCGAGAACGCCGCCGAAATCGCCATGGAGCACAACCTGGGCCTCACGTGCGACCCCATCGGCGGGCTCGTCCAGGTGCCCTGCATCGAGCGCAACGCCATGGCCTCCGTGAAGGCCATCAACGCCGCGCGCATGGCCCTCTCCGGCGACGGCCGCCACTTCGTCAGCCTGGACAAGGTCATCAAGACCATGCGCGACACCGGCCGCGACATGAAGGACAAGTACAAGGAGACCGCCCGCGGCGGCCTCGCCGTCAACGTGCTCGAGGTCGCCAACCTCAGCGTCGGCCTCCCCGAGTGTTGA